In the Marinobacter sp. Arc7-DN-1 genome, TGAGTAATTTTCTGTCGACATACAATGGCTGGATTACCGAGGCGAGTCACCACTCGGACACCCATACCGGCTGGTTTTTCATGCGGCACGAAATCAAGGCCAGCTCGATTCCGTTTGGCCTGGATCAGTTCCGTGCCGCGTTCGAGCCCATTGCCCGTGAATTCAATATGCACTGGCACATTGCCGATTCGGCCCAGCCGAAGAAAGTCATCCTGATGTGCAGCAAGGAATCCCACTGTGTGGCAGATCTGCTGTACCGGTGGCACAGCAAGGAGATCAATGCCGAGATCGTGGCGGTGATTTCCAACCACGATGACCTTCGCAGAATGGTGGAATGGCACGAGATTCCTTACCACCACGTGCCAGTCAGCAAGGAAAACAAAGCAGATGCCTTCGCCCACATCAATGACCTCTTCCACAAATACGAAGTGGATGTGGTGGTGCTGGCCCGGTACATGCAGATCCTTCCGGGCGAACTGTGTGAAAAATACGCTGGCAAGGTGATTAACATCCACCACAGCTTCCTGCCGTCTTTTGCCGGTGCCCGCCCCTACCACCAGGCCTACAGCCGGGGAGTAAAGCTGATTGGCGCGACCTGCCACTACGTGACCCAGGACCTCGACGAGGGCCCGATCATCGAGCAGGACGTCATCCGCATCACCCACAGTGACTCCATTGAGGATATGGTTCGCCTGGGCAAGGACGTGGAAAAGAACGTGCTGGCCCGCG is a window encoding:
- the purU gene encoding formyltetrahydrofolate deformylase: MEHTYRLVISCPDRVGIVAKVSNFLSTYNGWITEASHHSDTHTGWFFMRHEIKASSIPFGLDQFRAAFEPIAREFNMHWHIADSAQPKKVILMCSKESHCVADLLYRWHSKEINAEIVAVISNHDDLRRMVEWHEIPYHHVPVSKENKADAFAHINDLFHKYEVDVVVLARYMQILPGELCEKYAGKVINIHHSFLPSFAGARPYHQAYSRGVKLIGATCHYVTQDLDEGPIIEQDVIRITHSDSIEDMVRLGKDVEKNVLARGLRSHIEDRVITFENKTVVFD